The Xenopus tropicalis strain Nigerian chromosome 2, UCB_Xtro_10.0, whole genome shotgun sequence genome window below encodes:
- the LOC100489930 gene encoding aquaporin-3, which produces MVSHLAFLKNMKIKLRTQNQYVRCGLAEFLGTLILILFGCGSVAQMELSGFAKAQFLSVNMAFGFAVTAGAYVCAGVSGAHLNPAVSLAMFILKKLSWRLLLTYCLAQFLGAFIGAALVFSLYYDALHVYSSGNWTVYGPQATAGIFASYPSEHLSVINGFTDQVIATAALLICILAILDEANNAAPRGLQPFLIGIVVLLVGLAMGFNCGYPINPARDLAPRFFTAIAGWGSEVFSAGGHWWWVPVIGPLVGGVLGVVIYEVFIEFHHPPANQKQESEEPTEGTHRPHYELVQSSA; this is translated from the exons ATGGTCAGCCATTTAGCTTTCCTGAAAAACATGAAGATTAAGCTGAGGACCCAGAACCAGTATGTGCGCTGCGGGCTGGCAGAGTTCCTGGGCACGCTCATTCTAATC CTGTTTGGCTGTGGTTCTGTGGCGCAGATGGAGCTGAGTGGTTTTGCCAAAGCCCAGTTTCTGAGCGTTAATATGGCGTTTGGCTTCGCAGTCACTGCTGGAGCTTACGTATGCGCCGGTGTGTCGG GTGCCCATCTGAATCCTGCCGTGTCCCTCGCCATGTTCATACTGAAGAAGCTGAGCTGGAGGCTGCTCCTTACCTACTGCCTGGCACAGTTCCTCGGGGCTTTCATTGGAGCCGCTCTGGTCTTTTCTCTTTATTATG ATGCCTTGCACGTGTACAGCAGTGGGAACTGGACAGTCTATGGCCCCCAGGCTACAGCAGGGATATTTGCTTCCTACCCCTCCGAGCACCTCAGTGTCATAAATGGCTTTACAGACCAG GTGATTGCCACAGCGGCTCTGCTGATCTGTATCCTGGCTATACTGGATGAAGCCAACAACGCAGCACCCAGGGGCCTACAGCCTTTTCTAATTGGCATTGTGGTGCTGCTGGTTGGGCTAGCAATGGGGTTTAACTGCGGGTACCCCATAAATCCGGCTCGAGACCTCGCACCGCGCTTCTTCACGGCTATTGCAGGCTGGGGCTCCGAGGTCTTCAG CGCCGGAGGCCACTGGTGGTGGGTGCCGGTTATAGGACCTTTGGTAGGTGGGGTGCTCGGCGTGGTAATCTATGAAGTATTCATCGAATTCCACCATCCTCCTGCCAATCAAAAGCAAGAATCCGAGGAACCCACTGAGGGAACCCATCGTCCTCACTATGAGCTTGTTCAGTCCTCTGCTTAA